One Halococcus salsus genomic window, TGCTGGCGGGTTCGGTTCGGACCTCACGAAACAGGTCGCACTCGCGGGCGTCTCTTCGATCGCTTTTCTGTTTGTAGTCATTGGTCAGACCGAATTGTTCACCGCTCATTCTACTATGGCAGTTCTCCCGGTGCTCGATGGGCGAGCGTCGATTCGCGACCTCGGGCGGATTTGGAGCGTAACGTATGTCTCGAATCTGCTGGGATGTGCGGTATTCGTTGGGCTCATCGCTGCTATCGGTGAACCGATGGGCATTGCCACCGCCTCAGCTTTCGGGTCGCTCGCAGACGCGCTCATCAATGTTCCATGGTGGACCGTGCTCCTCTCGGGTGTCGTTGCGGGATGGTTAATGGGTATGGCGACATGGCTCTCAGCTGCCAGCCGTGATACGATTGGACGGATCATCTTCGTATTACTCACCACCGCAGCCATCGGCTTCGGGCCGTTTCATCACGCGATTCTCGGGACAACCGAAGTGCTTTCAGCAATCGTTCTGGATGCGGGCGTCACGCCTGGAGCGTTCGTCCCATTCCTTGTTTTCACTACCCTCGGCAATATCATCGGTGGCACGGTGTTCGTTGCTCTACTCAATTACGGTCATATCGCGCTTGCAGGTGAGCAGAAAGACATAGACTTCCAAGCAGATGGGATTGAGGATTCGTAGTTCACACAGCAAAAAGTCCCAATTTAGAGAAGAGACGCTGTTTTCGTCAGTCATTTCACGAGAATCTTACCGAGGAGGATCACTGCGCCAAAGGAATACCTCAAGCTGCTGAAGAGAAGCATAGTGAGTAAACCGGCAAAAGAAATATGCTAAATCATAACAAACGTTGTGAGATGGGGTCTGTACCAACCAAGGGTATTGAGACACCTACTAAAACTCCCTCTCAAGAACCTGGTTTCGTTTCGTGTCCAAACTGTGGGACTATCAACAAAAAATTCTATTGGTATTGTCGAGAGTGTATAAAATCTCTACGAGCTACTTCACAGACTCAATATATCCATGTAGCAAAAATAAAATGAAGAGCTTTGCTATACTATCTAATTGAGAACCTCCCCGACAGGCGTTCGACCATCAAGCGCTTGATTCGGTCGATCGTAGTTGTAATAATACCACGGCTGTCGCAGTCAACGCACGGTGCTGGCTGGACCCCTTTCCCAAGACGCGTGAGATGGATTGATCCGCATTGATGTCCCATTTATTTCTGATAATTCTCGATTTGGATATATGTGAGAAGAAAAACGACGCACAAATTTTCTAGACTAAAATCATCCACTTGTTAGCTCTAGACCGACGACTCCGAGGATAATCAAACCAATAAATCCGAATCGAGCGACGCTAGATGACTCGTCGAAGAGGACAACACCTAGTACAGCAGTAGCAGTTGCCCCAATCCCTGTCCAGACAGCATATGCAGTACCAATCGGGAGCGACTGCACAGCCTTCGCAAGCAAGAGCACGCTGATTGCCATAGATACTATAGTAGCGATACTTGGAATGGGATTACTGAATCCATCAGAGAATTCTAATCCAATTGCCCAGCCCGTTTCAAACACAGCAGCGACTAGGAGATACAGCCATGCGGTATTCATCCTCGAACAAAGGCACGCACGACTGTAATTCCTACCGATTCGTTCCTATAGCCAAATTCATATACTCGTCGTAGACGTCCCCTTGGAGATGGCGCCAGATGCTGACTCAGAATATATCGAACGCACGCTTGATCTCGCTCATGAAAATATCGAAGACGGTGGGCGTCCGTTCTCGTGTGTTATCGTTCGAGATGGCGAGATTTTAGCTGAGAGCCCCAATCTCGTCGAGCAGACCAACAATCCCGTGGCTCACGCAGAAACCGTTGCAATCGAACAGGCCTGTAAGCGAATCCAGAGCGAGGATCTCTCCGGCTGCGACGTGTACGTGATGGCACATCCCTGTCCGATGTGTCTCGGTGCGCTCTATTATTGCAGCCCCGACCGAGTAATCTTCCTCACTCAAAGAGAAGACTACGAACAGTACTACACTGATAGCCGAAAATATTTCGAATTCGGAGAATTCTACGATGAATACGCTAAGGACTGGGATGAGCGGAACCTCCCACTCGTTTACGAACAAAACGACGATGGGCTCGAAGTCTACAAACGCTGGCAGAGTCTCAACAGCTGAGCTCGCGATCCTTCACCGATTTGTGAGATCGCGGGTTAGAAAAGACAGTGTTTGAGATGATAGCTACTCATCCCTGTTCGTGGATGAATTCCGCGAGTTTATTGGCTGAGGTGACTTCATGGAGTGATCGACTTTCGTAGATAAGGGTGGGAACATCACCCACACCCGCGTGACGTGCCTCCGCACACTGAGTGAGCACTTGCTCGCGAGCATCTGCTTTCTTCAGTGGGATGTCGATAGCATTTCTATTGAGTCCGCTCTCTTCAGCAATGTTACGAAGAACCCCTGTATCGCTGATATCCTCACCATTGCACCAGAGTGCAGTGAAAATTCGGTCGGTAAACGCGAACCAGCGATTTGGGTGTTCGTGCTTGATGTACCATGATACAATCTGTGCGGGAAGTGAGTCTACAAGTGGGACGTCTGCGGGTGAGAGCATAGTCCCGTCATCATGTTTCTGAGCGAGTTTGGAAATCTTCGTATGCACCTGTTCCGGATATCCAATATCATACTGGGTATCGAGAAAACCGCCTGTAGTCCGCTTTTGGTGCCGGATATCGTAGGGAAGCCAATTAACGAGAGGATGATTTGGGTGAGACTGACGATATTCGACGAGTGATTGCTGTTCCAGATAGCAGAATGGACAGACATAGTCTGCATAGAGTGTGAGTGTACGGTTAGAGGGGTTCACGATTTGACGAAGGGTGCAGAACAGAAATATGACTAGCAAGACTGTTGATCCGATAATATAGACCATCAATTGCTTTACTCTCTGACCAAGGTTGACAGTCGAGTCTATAAGTATCCTCAGAGTAGAGATTCGTGGTGGGAACTGAAAAGGGAATGTTCACAATGCTACTGAAAGCGCTTTTACCCAACCATTTTGTACCAGATTGCCAGTCAACGCCTGATACCCTATATTGAAAAGCCAGAGATATTGTCTGACCGGTAAGAGGAGATGTTGGTATGACTTTCGCTAATCAAACAATCGATGAATTTCTTGGAAATGTCGCATCAGACAACATCACACCAAGCGGAGGAGCAGTTGCTGCTATTAGCGGAGCGGCCGGAGCAGCACTTTGTGAGATGGTTTGTATCCATACCCTAAGACAAACCGCTGACCCTGATGTAGAACAGGAACTAACCACTATCCGTGCCGAATCCAGTGCGTATCGACAACGTTTGGTAGAACTTGCTGATGAGGACTCAGCAGCGGTAAACGAATTGCAGAGCGCCTTCAATTCACCACACATAGAGCATCACGACGAGGAAATGCAGAAAGCCATGAAACGGGCCACTAATGCCCCTCTGAAGACGGCCGAGGCATGTCTTGAAGTCATTGAGCTTGCAATCACAGCATCTGAACTGTGCAACCAGAATGCTATCGCAGATGTTGGAACCGGTGCCTCACTTGCATATGGTTCACTTCGGGCATCAGTTCTTACTGTTCAATTCAATCTTCAGATGATTGATGACGAGACCTACGTTGATGAGGTATCCGTGCGTACCGATCATCTCAAAGATTCTGCAGAGCGAAAAGTAGCGGCAGTGGCAGAAAGCGTCAATAGCTAGCTCAAAAGGAGCAAGTCATAATTTAGAATGGGTATAGTGGTGTTCCTATAACTGAATAGTATCTTGAGACGTCTTTGTGGTCTGTCGCTGATGACCTCGAAGTGTCTCATACTCAAAGAGAGCCGATTACCGGTGTCTTCAAGTTACCCAATAGTAGATATCCGAGGTGAAAACGGGACGACGGGTACTTGTAGTATTGATGGGTGGGTTCTTTGCTGCGATGGCTGCACGTCTCATTGTCAGTCCGATCGTCCCATATGCAGTTTCGACGTTCAATACGACCCCAGGGGTGCTTGGCCTTTCCCTCTCCGGAATGTGGCTTGCATACGCTCTCGCTCAACTTCCTGCGGGAGTACTCGCTGCCCAGTATGGTACACGCCCACTCATCGTCGCAGGGCTACTTCTCACAGCAGCTGCATCCGGCTTGCTCGCAATTGCTCCATCCGTACTTGTGTTCGCCATTGCAGTGGTCAGCCTCGGTATCGGCCCAGGTCTCTACTTCCCAGCGGCTGCTGTTCTTCTGACAGAGACGAGCGAAAACGTCGGCGAAGCACTTGGACTTCATCTCGCGGGTGGCGATAGTGCAGGGATCGTGATCCCACTCGTTGTGACCGTAATCGCCGGTTTCCAGG contains:
- a CDS encoding formate/nitrite transporter family protein — encoded protein: MNSETDEPSGATLSYRNIIEREMENALKEMDRPALGTFISGFSAGLNLSFGALFMAMVLTFAGGFGSDLTKQVALAGVSSIAFLFVVIGQTELFTAHSTMAVLPVLDGRASIRDLGRIWSVTYVSNLLGCAVFVGLIAAIGEPMGIATASAFGSLADALINVPWWTVLLSGVVAGWLMGMATWLSAASRDTIGRIIFVLLTTAAIGFGPFHHAILGTTEVLSAIVLDAGVTPGAFVPFLVFTTLGNIIGGTVFVALLNYGHIALAGEQKDIDFQADGIEDS
- a CDS encoding DUF7577 domain-containing protein, which translates into the protein MGSVPTKGIETPTKTPSQEPGFVSCPNCGTINKKFYWYCRECIKSLRATSQTQYIHVAKIK
- a CDS encoding DMT family transporter, which produces MNTAWLYLLVAAVFETGWAIGLEFSDGFSNPIPSIATIVSMAISVLLLAKAVQSLPIGTAYAVWTGIGATATAVLGVVLFDESSSVARFGFIGLIILGVVGLELTSG
- a CDS encoding nucleoside deaminase codes for the protein MAPDADSEYIERTLDLAHENIEDGGRPFSCVIVRDGEILAESPNLVEQTNNPVAHAETVAIEQACKRIQSEDLSGCDVYVMAHPCPMCLGALYYCSPDRVIFLTQREDYEQYYTDSRKYFEFGEFYDEYAKDWDERNLPLVYEQNDDGLEVYKRWQSLNS
- a CDS encoding DsbA family oxidoreductase — translated: MVYIIGSTVLLVIFLFCTLRQIVNPSNRTLTLYADYVCPFCYLEQQSLVEYRQSHPNHPLVNWLPYDIRHQKRTTGGFLDTQYDIGYPEQVHTKISKLAQKHDDGTMLSPADVPLVDSLPAQIVSWYIKHEHPNRWFAFTDRIFTALWCNGEDISDTGVLRNIAEESGLNRNAIDIPLKKADAREQVLTQCAEARHAGVGDVPTLIYESRSLHEVTSANKLAEFIHEQG
- a CDS encoding cyclodeaminase/cyclohydrolase family protein; translated protein: MTFANQTIDEFLGNVASDNITPSGGAVAAISGAAGAALCEMVCIHTLRQTADPDVEQELTTIRAESSAYRQRLVELADEDSAAVNELQSAFNSPHIEHHDEEMQKAMKRATNAPLKTAEACLEVIELAITASELCNQNAIADVGTGASLAYGSLRASVLTVQFNLQMIDDETYVDEVSVRTDHLKDSAERKVAAVAESVNS